Proteins co-encoded in one Capnocytophaga ochracea DSM 7271 genomic window:
- a CDS encoding DUF2853 family protein: MSKRDELIAVYTQDLKEKCGEKNPDVAFLTKVTVGLGPSIYNADASKVSGSDQAELDRVKQNFLIKKLGLKDGPELDKAIEAVLEKYGKSNRNKHRAVVYYLLAKHFKKESVYNK; the protein is encoded by the coding sequence ATGAGCAAACGTGATGAATTAATTGCTGTGTACACCCAAGATTTGAAAGAAAAATGTGGTGAAAAGAACCCAGATGTAGCGTTCTTAACAAAAGTAACTGTGGGCTTAGGTCCTTCTATCTACAACGCCGATGCTTCTAAAGTATCAGGCTCTGACCAAGCAGAGTTAGACCGTGTAAAACAAAACTTCCTAATCAAAAAATTAGGTTTGAAAGACGGGCCTGAGTTAGACAAAGCTATTGAAGCTGTGTTAGAAAAATACGGTAAATCAAACAGAAATAAACACCGTGCAGTTGTTTATTATTTGTTGGCTAAACACTTCAAAAAAGAAAGCGTTTACAACAAATAG
- the menD gene encoding 2-succinyl-5-enolpyruvyl-6-hydroxy-3-cyclohexene-1-carboxylic-acid synthase — translation MKRPQIKLAQYVIEACKAKQLKHIVISPGSRNAPLTIGFANDPYFSCYSIVDERCAAFFALGIAQQIQQPVAVVCTSGSALLNYYPAFSEAFYSNIPLVVISADRPSSKIDIGDGQTIRQVNVLANHSAYNANLSDEAHSDKSNFYELNRALNTAIEEQLPVHINVPFEEPLYLTTEEHYSFKNIAAKPQKPIINERKSTDFVKHWNDSAKKMVLVGVLAPNSVEAQYVEWLAKDPSVLVLTETTSNLHHSDFIPYIDKLLTYTERDPVLKEALRPDLLLTFGGLVVSKKIKQFLRSYKPTYHYNVDLYKGYDSYFCLTAHFKADINTFLREVIPNLVNVSSTYQQQWLEVKNEIQQIHLEYISQIPFSDFKVYSEVFSNIPNDYIIQISNSSAIRYAQLIKAHPSWKVFCNRGTSGIDGSMSTAIGAAVGSASPTVFITGDLSFFYDSNALWNKYIPQDFRVILLNNQGGGIFRILPGDKADPNFEYFFETPHRLTAEHFCKMYGISYQLATNLSDLQKDLSNFFEVSERPKLLEIHTPRKINDKVLLKYFEVLKK, via the coding sequence ATGAAAAGACCTCAAATAAAATTAGCACAATACGTAATAGAAGCCTGTAAAGCCAAACAATTAAAGCACATTGTTATTTCACCAGGGTCGCGCAATGCCCCTCTGACTATTGGCTTTGCCAACGATCCTTATTTTAGTTGTTACAGCATCGTAGATGAACGTTGTGCTGCTTTTTTTGCCCTGGGTATTGCTCAGCAAATACAGCAACCTGTGGCAGTGGTGTGTACATCGGGCTCTGCCTTGCTGAATTACTATCCTGCTTTTTCAGAGGCTTTTTACAGTAATATACCATTAGTGGTCATCTCAGCCGACCGTCCGTCGAGCAAAATAGACATAGGTGACGGGCAAACCATACGTCAGGTGAATGTACTGGCAAACCACAGTGCCTATAATGCCAATCTATCCGATGAAGCACATAGTGATAAAAGCAATTTTTACGAGCTAAACAGGGCACTGAATACAGCTATAGAGGAGCAATTGCCGGTGCACATCAATGTACCTTTTGAAGAACCCTTATACCTTACTACGGAAGAGCACTATTCTTTTAAGAATATAGCTGCAAAACCACAGAAACCTATTATTAATGAGAGAAAATCCACTGATTTCGTAAAACATTGGAACGATTCAGCTAAAAAAATGGTATTAGTAGGAGTGTTGGCTCCTAATAGTGTAGAAGCACAATATGTAGAATGGCTTGCTAAAGACCCCTCGGTATTGGTACTGACAGAAACTACATCTAACTTGCACCACTCCGATTTTATTCCTTATATAGATAAATTACTCACTTATACTGAAAGAGACCCAGTTCTAAAAGAAGCCTTACGACCTGATTTATTACTTACTTTTGGAGGCTTGGTAGTTTCCAAAAAGATAAAACAGTTCTTACGTAGTTATAAACCTACTTATCACTATAATGTAGATTTGTACAAAGGTTATGATTCGTATTTCTGTTTAACAGCTCATTTTAAAGCGGATATCAATACTTTTTTGAGGGAGGTAATCCCTAATTTGGTTAATGTTTCTTCTACTTATCAACAGCAGTGGTTAGAGGTGAAAAACGAGATACAGCAAATACATTTAGAGTATATCAGCCAAATACCTTTTTCCGATTTTAAAGTGTACAGTGAGGTATTCAGTAATATTCCTAATGATTATATTATACAGATAAGCAATAGTTCTGCAATTAGGTATGCTCAACTGATAAAAGCACACCCTTCTTGGAAGGTGTTTTGCAACCGAGGTACTAGTGGTATCGACGGTAGTATGAGCACTGCTATTGGGGCTGCTGTAGGAAGCGCATCGCCCACAGTGTTCATTACAGGTGATTTGAGTTTCTTTTACGACAGCAATGCTCTTTGGAACAAATATATTCCACAAGACTTTAGAGTGATTCTCCTCAATAATCAAGGTGGAGGCATTTTCAGAATACTACCCGGTGATAAAGCTGACCCTAACTTTGAATACTTCTTTGAGACGCCTCATAGGCTTACCGCAGAACATTTTTGTAAAATGTATGGCATTAGCTATCAGTTAGCAACTAATCTATCTGATTTACAGAAAGATTTAAGCAATTTCTTCGAAGTATCAGAGAGACCTAAGCTGTTAGAAATCCATACACCAAGAAAAATAAATGATAAAGTTTTGTTAAAATATTTTGAGGTATTGAAAAAATGA
- the ppk1 gene encoding polyphosphate kinase 1, with amino-acid sequence MKMKNQYINRELSWLKFNARVLQEAADERVPLLERLRFAGIFSNNLDEFFKVRYATVKRVAMNETSDKELGVHAKELLEEITKEVIQLQEESLKIIATITKELEKEQIFIVDEKTLLPEHEAFVNTYFYDKVRPALFTIILNDLEKFPQLKDDVAYLAVKMTLKEEDEKTSGVQKFFSSRVYKEKIQYALIELPATLDRFIELPQIGDKHYIIMLDDVIRFCLHKIFNIFNYESLTANMIKITRDAELDIDDDLSKSFIEKLSTSVEDRRKGEPVRFVYDKMIDKDTLQFLLEKMGIMKTDSVIPGGRYHNRRDFMNFPSLGRKDLTYASIQPLPVQGLTSEESLLKKIAEKDYLQYTPYHTFSNIIWFLREAALDPKVKSVKITIYRLAKNSQVVNSLINAVKNGKQVTVQIELQARFDEESNIRYAEQLKAEGVKVIFGVRGLKVHSKICVIERKEGKELKRYGFISTGNFNETTAKIYTDYTLFTANQEILKEVNKVFNFFDTNYNVQKFKHLIVSPHYTKKQLKHLIDEEIKNAKAGKEAYIKLKMNNITSYKMIDKLYEASRAGVKIQMIVRGICCLVPGIEGMSENIEVISIVDKFLEHPRLFIFANGGNPKFYISSADWMTRNISFRVEVGCPIYDKAIQQELIDTFEISWADNVKARIINEAQDNTYRPHTTPSLRSQVALYEYYQHKNKRTK; translated from the coding sequence ATGAAGATGAAAAATCAATATATCAACCGCGAATTGAGTTGGCTAAAATTCAATGCACGCGTACTTCAAGAGGCAGCCGATGAGCGAGTGCCCCTATTGGAGCGTTTGCGTTTTGCGGGTATCTTCTCGAACAACTTAGATGAGTTCTTTAAAGTGCGTTACGCTACTGTAAAACGAGTGGCGATGAACGAAACCTCAGATAAAGAACTGGGGGTACACGCCAAAGAGCTCTTGGAAGAAATTACCAAAGAGGTAATACAGCTACAAGAAGAGAGCTTGAAAATTATTGCCACTATTACCAAGGAATTGGAGAAAGAGCAGATATTTATAGTAGATGAAAAGACGTTATTACCTGAACACGAAGCCTTTGTAAATACCTATTTCTACGACAAAGTACGCCCCGCCCTCTTTACTATTATCCTTAACGATTTAGAGAAGTTTCCACAACTGAAAGATGATGTGGCGTATTTGGCAGTGAAAATGACCCTAAAAGAAGAAGACGAAAAAACCTCAGGAGTACAAAAGTTCTTTTCATCACGTGTTTATAAAGAAAAAATACAGTACGCCCTTATTGAGTTGCCTGCTACCCTCGACCGTTTTATAGAGTTGCCTCAAATAGGGGATAAGCATTATATTATTATGCTTGATGATGTGATACGCTTTTGCTTGCACAAGATATTTAATATTTTCAATTACGAATCGCTTACGGCAAATATGATTAAAATCACCCGTGATGCCGAGTTGGATATAGACGATGATTTGAGCAAGAGCTTTATCGAGAAACTCTCGACTAGCGTAGAAGACAGGCGCAAAGGCGAGCCGGTGCGCTTTGTGTACGACAAGATGATAGACAAGGACACCTTGCAATTTTTATTAGAGAAAATGGGTATTATGAAAACCGACAGCGTAATCCCAGGAGGGCGCTACCATAACCGCCGCGACTTTATGAACTTCCCCAGCTTAGGGCGTAAGGATTTGACATATGCCTCTATACAGCCACTACCTGTACAAGGACTCACCTCAGAAGAGAGTTTGCTAAAGAAAATTGCTGAAAAAGACTATTTGCAATACACACCTTACCATACTTTTTCTAACATTATATGGTTTTTGAGGGAAGCTGCCCTTGATCCTAAGGTAAAATCGGTGAAAATAACCATTTATCGTTTGGCAAAGAACTCGCAAGTAGTTAATTCACTTATCAATGCGGTGAAAAATGGCAAACAAGTAACCGTACAGATAGAATTGCAAGCTCGTTTTGATGAAGAATCGAATATACGATATGCTGAACAGCTAAAAGCAGAAGGTGTAAAAGTCATCTTCGGCGTACGCGGACTGAAAGTACACAGTAAAATATGTGTGATTGAACGTAAAGAAGGTAAAGAACTGAAACGTTATGGATTTATCAGCACTGGTAACTTCAATGAAACTACTGCTAAAATCTATACTGATTATACGCTGTTTACTGCCAATCAGGAGATACTCAAAGAGGTGAACAAAGTGTTCAACTTCTTTGATACCAACTACAATGTGCAAAAATTCAAGCATCTGATAGTGTCTCCACACTATACCAAAAAGCAACTCAAACACCTGATAGACGAAGAAATTAAGAATGCTAAGGCGGGCAAAGAGGCGTATATCAAACTGAAGATGAATAACATTACTAGCTACAAGATGATAGACAAGCTATACGAAGCCAGCCGTGCAGGAGTAAAAATACAAATGATTGTACGTGGTATTTGCTGTTTAGTGCCTGGCATTGAAGGAATGAGTGAGAATATAGAGGTAATAAGTATAGTTGATAAGTTCTTGGAGCATCCACGTTTGTTTATCTTTGCCAACGGAGGCAACCCTAAATTCTACATCTCTTCAGCCGACTGGATGACGCGCAATATTTCATTCAGAGTAGAAGTAGGTTGCCCTATTTACGACAAAGCAATACAGCAAGAGTTGATAGACACCTTCGAAATAAGTTGGGCAGACAATGTGAAGGCACGTATAATTAACGAGGCACAAGACAATACCTACCGCCCTCATACTACCCCTTCTTTGCGCTCACAGGTAGCCTTATACGAGTATTATCAGCATAAAAATAAGCGCACCAAATAG
- a CDS encoding ABC transporter permease: MKYLGIITRREYLNKIRNRSFVIMTFVSPLILVIFALVIGFLTNVNNKSKAKDIVIVDESGLYANTFENTETIQYEYLSNVSLKDAKAEVLAKSKYGLLYIPNKGDQNIAFYSEESPSLSLTSELTNAMERTLFQHNLTKKGIDKKEIDAAKTHISIQMENFTGEKTSELDNVMKITIGGIAGYLIFMFIIIYGNMIMRSVIEEKTNRIVEIIISSVKPFELMLGKIFGTSLAGLTQFAIWIVIGGVLLALAPSFFEVNASAQAVQGAGNVSEINNIVAALYHFPFAETFVVFLLFFIGGYLLYSSLYAMIGAMVDNETDTQQFLMPILLPLILAFYVGMFSVIEEPHGTISVVFSYIPLTSPVVMLMRIPFGVAWWEVLISLVILYLTFFAVIKLASKIYRIGILMYGKKASYREVWKWLKMK; encoded by the coding sequence ATGAAATACTTAGGAATTATTACTCGAAGAGAGTACTTGAATAAAATACGTAATAGATCGTTTGTAATAATGACGTTTGTAAGTCCGTTGATACTTGTTATCTTTGCGCTTGTGATTGGTTTTTTGACCAATGTAAACAATAAGAGCAAGGCTAAGGATATTGTGATTGTAGACGAGAGTGGACTCTATGCCAACACTTTTGAGAATACCGAGACTATTCAGTACGAATATCTCAGCAATGTTTCACTCAAAGATGCCAAAGCCGAAGTGTTAGCAAAAAGCAAATACGGATTGTTGTATATCCCTAATAAAGGCGACCAAAATATTGCTTTTTATAGTGAAGAGTCGCCTTCGTTATCGCTTACCAGTGAGCTTACTAATGCTATGGAGCGGACACTCTTTCAGCATAACCTTACTAAAAAAGGGATTGACAAAAAAGAGATAGATGCCGCTAAAACGCATATAAGCATACAAATGGAGAATTTTACGGGAGAGAAGACCTCGGAGTTGGATAACGTAATGAAAATAACCATTGGAGGCATAGCGGGGTATCTTATTTTTATGTTTATCATCATCTATGGTAATATGATAATGCGCAGTGTGATAGAGGAGAAAACCAATCGCATTGTGGAAATCATTATCTCATCAGTTAAGCCTTTTGAACTAATGTTAGGCAAGATATTTGGTACTTCATTAGCAGGTCTTACCCAGTTTGCGATATGGATAGTTATAGGAGGTGTACTGTTGGCATTAGCACCTTCGTTTTTTGAAGTAAATGCCTCTGCACAAGCGGTACAAGGAGCGGGTAACGTGTCGGAAATCAACAATATAGTGGCTGCTTTGTACCATTTCCCTTTTGCGGAAACCTTTGTGGTGTTCCTATTGTTCTTTATAGGAGGTTATCTGTTATACAGTTCGCTTTATGCGATGATTGGCGCAATGGTAGACAACGAAACTGACACACAACAGTTCCTAATGCCTATATTATTACCGCTAATATTAGCCTTTTATGTAGGTATGTTCTCGGTAATTGAAGAGCCTCACGGTACGATTTCGGTGGTATTTTCATACATACCTCTCACTTCGCCCGTAGTAATGTTGATGCGCATACCGTTTGGGGTAGCGTGGTGGGAAGTACTGATTTCTCTCGTTATTTTGTATCTCACTTTCTTTGCGGTCATTAAATTAGCATCTAAGATATACCGCATTGGTATCTTGATGTACGGCAAAAAAGCTAGCTATAGAGAGGTATGGAAATGGCTCAAAATGAAGTAA
- a CDS encoding ABC transporter ATP-binding protein yields the protein MLRIENISKQYGDYTALDDVSLHIPKGSIFGLLGPNGAGKTSLIRIINQIVLPDAGKVFFDGELLQPKHTAQIGYLPEERGLYKTMKVGEQALYLAQLKGLSKEEAKERLKFWFNRLDIGDWWHKKVQELSKGMAQKIQFLVTVLHNPKLLIFDEPFSGFDPINANIIKDEILYLREQGATIIFSTHRMESVEELCDHIALINKSRKILDGKLIDIKRAYKNNLYEVGLKVAEEQKTALLAELKSQFEVSETNFKTLYDELKLHIQKKEGQTANDLLQYLTTRAEVTHFVESIPSVDEIFISTINKLKE from the coding sequence ATGCTTAGAATAGAAAATATTAGTAAACAATACGGCGACTATACGGCTTTAGACGATGTGTCGTTACATATCCCTAAGGGGAGTATCTTTGGTCTGCTGGGACCTAATGGGGCGGGAAAAACCTCACTGATACGTATTATCAACCAAATTGTATTGCCCGATGCGGGTAAAGTGTTCTTCGACGGAGAACTGTTACAACCTAAGCATACGGCACAAATAGGCTATTTACCCGAAGAGCGTGGTTTGTACAAAACGATGAAGGTAGGTGAGCAGGCTTTGTATTTAGCACAACTGAAAGGATTGAGCAAGGAAGAAGCTAAGGAGCGACTTAAATTTTGGTTCAACCGCCTTGATATTGGTGATTGGTGGCACAAAAAAGTACAAGAGCTCTCCAAAGGTATGGCACAGAAAATTCAATTTTTGGTAACTGTACTTCACAACCCTAAACTGTTGATATTCGACGAGCCTTTTAGCGGTTTCGACCCCATCAATGCGAATATTATCAAGGACGAAATTCTATACTTACGGGAGCAAGGAGCAACGATTATCTTCTCTACTCACCGAATGGAATCGGTTGAAGAGTTGTGCGACCATATTGCGCTAATCAATAAATCGCGTAAGATATTAGATGGTAAACTCATCGACATTAAGAGGGCTTATAAAAACAACTTGTATGAAGTAGGTTTAAAAGTTGCTGAAGAGCAGAAAACAGCCCTCTTAGCTGAACTTAAAAGCCAATTTGAAGTGAGTGAGACAAATTTTAAAACGCTATATGACGAGTTAAAATTACATATCCAGAAGAAAGAGGGACAAACGGCTAACGATTTGTTGCAATACCTCACTACACGTGCCGAAGTAACGCACTTTGTAGAATCTATCCCCTCAGTAGATGAGATTTTTATATCGACCATTAATAAATTGAAAGAATAG
- the lgt gene encoding prolipoprotein diacylglyceryl transferase: MIALNFIWNSNEILASLNLPFIGTFSLRYYSLMFIVAFSLGWFLTKKIYLNEGKTVQQLDTLFVYTAIATLVGARLGDCLFYNWDYFKDHLLEIFLPIKEKPGGGWELTGFSGLASHGAAVGIIIAMILYVRKYKDISLSWILDRVVIPITIGGMFVRFGNFFNSEINGKIVSNTYPLGVKFVQGGAISPRRAMAITEQTDPQTAYKLIAHDPRYADILASIPYQHPAQLYEAFGYFCLFWVLWYVYWKTDKKDQPYFIFGLFLVLLWSIRFAVEFVKESQGGFESSLGLLSTGQWLSIPFILAGFYLLFRNRIETRKY, translated from the coding sequence ATGATTGCTTTAAATTTTATATGGAATTCTAATGAGATTCTCGCCTCTTTAAACCTACCTTTTATAGGTACTTTTTCACTTCGCTATTACAGCTTGATGTTTATCGTGGCTTTTAGCTTGGGGTGGTTTCTCACTAAAAAAATATACCTCAACGAAGGCAAAACAGTACAACAGCTGGACACCTTGTTCGTTTATACCGCTATAGCTACCTTAGTAGGCGCACGTTTAGGCGATTGCTTATTTTACAATTGGGATTATTTCAAAGACCACTTGCTCGAAATCTTTTTACCTATTAAAGAGAAACCCGGTGGCGGTTGGGAGCTTACAGGCTTTTCAGGTTTAGCAAGTCACGGAGCTGCCGTAGGTATTATTATCGCAATGATTCTATATGTGCGTAAGTATAAAGATATTAGCCTATCGTGGATATTAGACCGCGTGGTGATTCCTATCACTATCGGAGGTATGTTTGTGCGCTTTGGTAACTTTTTTAATTCCGAAATCAACGGCAAAATAGTAAGCAATACTTATCCGTTAGGGGTGAAGTTTGTACAAGGCGGAGCTATCTCTCCCCGTCGAGCAATGGCTATTACTGAACAAACCGACCCTCAAACTGCTTATAAACTCATTGCTCACGACCCTCGTTATGCTGATATTTTAGCTTCTATTCCTTACCAACACCCTGCACAATTATACGAAGCTTTTGGCTATTTTTGCTTGTTTTGGGTATTGTGGTACGTGTATTGGAAAACTGACAAAAAAGACCAACCTTACTTCATCTTTGGACTATTTTTAGTACTCTTGTGGAGTATTCGTTTTGCAGTGGAATTTGTAAAAGAAAGTCAAGGAGGTTTCGAAAGCTCTCTCGGCTTGCTCTCTACTGGTCAATGGCTCAGTATTCCATTTATCTTAGCAGGTTTCTACTTGTTATTCAGAAATCGTATCGAAACACGTAAGTATTAA
- a CDS encoding DUF192 domain-containing protein, translating to MQFFRKHFVTVALVLVALAAITLILPRFFSNESNRVQEIEIAPQDIDFTRDGELSIFKNDSLIQTIEVEFAKNDEERALGLMYRSSMDEHQGMWFIFPEEAPRSFYMRNTEIPLDIIYLDKDKKVVSIAKNARPYDETSLPSEKPAMYVLEINGGLSDKWGIEKGDRMEVK from the coding sequence ATGCAATTTTTTAGAAAACACTTTGTAACTGTAGCATTAGTATTGGTAGCCTTAGCAGCTATTACCCTTATTTTACCTCGTTTCTTCTCTAATGAGAGTAATAGAGTGCAAGAAATAGAAATCGCTCCTCAGGATATTGATTTTACTCGAGACGGTGAACTCTCTATCTTTAAAAACGACTCTCTTATCCAAACTATTGAAGTTGAATTTGCTAAAAATGATGAGGAACGTGCCTTAGGGCTAATGTACCGCTCTTCAATGGACGAACATCAAGGAATGTGGTTTATTTTTCCAGAAGAAGCTCCTCGTTCTTTCTATATGAGAAATACTGAAATACCTTTGGATATCATCTATTTAGATAAAGATAAAAAGGTGGTAAGTATAGCTAAAAATGCTCGCCCTTACGACGAAACTTCTTTACCCTCAGAGAAACCCGCTATGTATGTATTAGAAATCAATGGAGGTCTATCTGATAAATGGGGAATTGAAAAAGGCGATAGAATGGAAGTAAAATAA
- the idi gene encoding isopentenyl-diphosphate Delta-isomerase, whose protein sequence is MEEQVILVNEHDTPIGLMGKLEAHQKALLHRAFSVFILNDKGEIMLQQRAASKYHSPNLWTNTCCSHPRQGETTIEAGRRRLQEEMGFVTELTDILSFIYKAPFDNGLTEHELDHILIGYYNASPTINPEEVADWRWELPEKIKEDIAKHPHRYTEWFKIIFDKFLHQVLKG, encoded by the coding sequence ATGGAAGAACAAGTAATATTAGTGAACGAACACGATACTCCCATAGGCTTAATGGGGAAGCTTGAAGCACACCAAAAAGCCTTATTACATAGGGCTTTCTCGGTATTTATACTCAACGATAAAGGGGAGATTATGTTACAACAAAGAGCTGCGAGCAAATATCATTCGCCTAACTTGTGGACGAATACTTGTTGCAGTCACCCACGTCAGGGCGAGACAACTATTGAAGCAGGCAGGCGTCGCTTACAAGAAGAAATGGGCTTTGTTACAGAACTTACCGATATATTGAGTTTTATCTACAAAGCTCCTTTTGATAACGGGCTTACAGAGCACGAACTCGACCATATTCTCATAGGATACTATAACGCCTCCCCTACTATCAACCCTGAAGAAGTAGCCGATTGGCGTTGGGAACTTCCAGAAAAGATAAAGGAAGATATTGCTAAGCACCCGCATCGGTATACCGAATGGTTTAAGATTATTTTCGATAAATTTTTACATCAAGTACTAAAAGGATAA
- the speB gene encoding agmatinase, with amino-acid sequence MKRTYAGIPTENAMLENSKVMLVTVPYDGTSTWGKGADKGPELFLDASENMELYDIETDTEPYLNGVFLAGEVSENSSPEAMTQAVYEKTQELLKHEDKLFTLFGGEHSVSIGSIRAVGEKYEKLTVLQLDAHTDLRPEYHGSTSNHACAVFEANQKHKLVQVGIRSMDVEEKQYLPKGRVFFAHEIAKNKEWIDDVLDKVSGNVYITIDLDAFDPAIAPSTGTPEPGGLQWYPTLKLLRKVFKKCNVVAFDIVELMDSQQAKPTAFLAAKLYYKMLAYYFKYRSKKKENKGIEEFFAKKG; translated from the coding sequence ATGAAAAGAACATATGCAGGTATTCCAACAGAAAATGCAATGCTGGAAAACTCAAAAGTAATGCTGGTAACAGTACCTTATGATGGTACGTCTACTTGGGGCAAAGGAGCCGATAAAGGACCTGAATTGTTTTTAGATGCCTCAGAAAATATGGAGCTATACGATATTGAAACGGATACCGAACCTTATCTCAACGGAGTGTTTTTAGCAGGTGAAGTAAGCGAAAACAGTTCGCCAGAGGCAATGACACAAGCGGTTTATGAAAAGACCCAAGAACTATTGAAGCACGAAGATAAGCTCTTTACTCTTTTTGGTGGAGAACACTCAGTGTCTATTGGTTCTATACGTGCCGTAGGTGAAAAGTATGAAAAGCTTACAGTATTGCAGCTTGATGCCCATACTGATTTGCGCCCTGAGTATCACGGTTCGACCTCTAATCACGCCTGTGCCGTATTTGAAGCTAACCAAAAGCACAAATTGGTACAAGTAGGTATTCGCTCGATGGATGTAGAAGAAAAGCAATATTTACCAAAAGGACGTGTATTTTTCGCTCACGAAATAGCTAAAAATAAAGAGTGGATTGATGATGTACTCGACAAAGTATCGGGGAATGTATATATCACGATAGATTTAGACGCCTTCGATCCTGCTATCGCACCTTCAACAGGCACTCCTGAACCAGGAGGATTGCAATGGTACCCTACTCTTAAACTCTTACGTAAAGTGTTTAAAAAATGCAATGTGGTAGCGTTTGACATTGTAGAACTAATGGATAGTCAGCAGGCTAAGCCTACGGCTTTCTTGGCAGCTAAACTTTATTATAAGATGTTAGCTTATTATTTTAAATATAGAAGTAAGAAAAAAGAGAATAAAGGTATAGAAGAGTTTTTTGCAAAGAAGGGATAA
- a CDS encoding DUF4293 domain-containing protein, producing the protein MIQRIQTIYMLLVVIVATVAVPMLFSIDWLRSILLGITAILALYTIFKYKKRSVQQWLNWLNVLINFTLLGIFVYRMLNSSGEGLLSEKGVGVFVPVLSIVFLFLANKAIRRDEKLVKSADRLR; encoded by the coding sequence ATGATTCAGAGAATACAAACTATTTATATGCTGTTGGTAGTGATTGTAGCTACCGTAGCCGTCCCGATGCTTTTCAGTATAGATTGGCTTAGGAGTATCTTATTAGGGATAACAGCAATATTGGCTCTATACACCATATTTAAATATAAGAAAAGAAGTGTTCAGCAGTGGCTTAACTGGCTGAACGTCCTTATAAATTTTACTTTACTAGGAATATTTGTATATCGAATGCTAAACTCATCTGGAGAAGGCTTGCTTTCGGAGAAAGGTGTTGGGGTTTTCGTACCCGTGCTTTCTATCGTTTTTTTGTTTTTAGCCAACAAGGCTATCAGACGGGACGAGAAGCTCGTAAAATCAGCAGACCGATTGCGATAG
- a CDS encoding YitT family protein, producing MAIADSKTIKYLKSFYIKDYLIIILGLISYAIGITGFIMPNGIVTGGLAGICLILNYKLGADLAITYWIINFILLVIGFKAMSKQFTYRTLISITILSGLIWAGKEYLMPYFIEHPPLRDDFLNVIMGGLLCGTGLGLVYSANGSTGGTDIIGFVITKYYSISIARILLVVDVCIVLSSFFILERQDNSLEKTIYGLILLPLMWQMVEIVINGARQSVQLFIFSKHYDEIANHINSELKRGCTIIDGIGWYSKSSQKIVIVIARRTEATSIFRLVRTIDPAAFVTKTNVMGVYGNGFDKLK from the coding sequence ATGGCAATAGCAGATAGCAAGACTATTAAATACTTAAAGTCTTTTTACATAAAGGATTATCTTATTATCATCTTAGGGCTTATATCATATGCGATAGGAATTACAGGCTTTATAATGCCTAATGGGATAGTAACGGGAGGTTTGGCAGGTATCTGTCTTATCCTAAATTATAAGTTAGGAGCCGACTTGGCTATTACCTATTGGATTATCAACTTTATACTTTTGGTGATAGGCTTTAAAGCAATGAGTAAGCAATTCACCTACCGAACACTCATCTCTATAACTATTCTATCGGGATTAATTTGGGCTGGGAAAGAGTATTTAATGCCTTATTTTATAGAACACCCTCCTTTGAGAGACGACTTCTTAAATGTAATTATGGGAGGATTGCTATGCGGTACGGGTTTAGGATTGGTTTATTCAGCTAACGGAAGTACAGGAGGCACTGATATAATAGGCTTTGTTATTACCAAGTATTATAGCATCAGTATAGCGCGTATTCTTTTGGTGGTAGACGTGTGTATCGTGCTATCGTCTTTCTTCATTTTGGAACGCCAAGACAATTCACTTGAAAAGACTATTTATGGACTTATCCTCTTACCTCTGATGTGGCAGATGGTAGAAATTGTTATCAATGGAGCAAGACAGTCGGTGCAGTTGTTTATCTTCTCTAAACACTATGATGAGATAGCGAACCACATCAATAGTGAACTCAAACGCGGTTGTACCATTATCGATGGGATAGGTTGGTATTCTAAATCCTCACAAAAAATAGTGATTGTAATAGCTCGCCGCACAGAGGCTACTTCTATCTTCCGTTTGGTGCGAACAATAGATCCAGCTGCCTTTGTAACGAAGACTAACGTAATGGGGGTTTATGGTAATGGTTTTGATAAATTAAAGTAA